A single region of the Deltaproteobacteria bacterium IMCC39524 genome encodes:
- a CDS encoding LysE family transporter, with product MNFWQGFTIVTFVHLLAAASPGPDFALVTRQSLLHGRTAGVLTSLGVSLGLAIHIFYSAAGLAVVVSHSVEWMVVVKLAGGSYLIYLGIKGLRAKHHSADNNQEIPLATNNSAFRMISTGFFCNALNPKAPVYFLSLFTVILSPEIPLLNLAIYGVWIMVLQMLWFASLACFFTNTAIRQRVVKLGHWIDRTFGVVMLALGLQVINSIR from the coding sequence ATGAATTTCTGGCAAGGCTTTACCATCGTTACATTTGTCCACCTTTTGGCCGCAGCGTCTCCCGGGCCCGATTTTGCCCTGGTGACAAGACAATCCCTGCTCCATGGACGGACAGCTGGAGTCCTTACAAGTCTGGGTGTTTCACTCGGACTTGCCATACATATCTTTTATTCTGCCGCTGGCCTGGCAGTCGTCGTTTCACACTCAGTCGAATGGATGGTGGTCGTCAAACTGGCGGGTGGAAGTTACCTGATATATCTGGGGATTAAAGGGTTACGAGCCAAGCATCACTCAGCTGACAATAACCAGGAAATTCCGCTAGCGACGAACAACTCGGCTTTTCGCATGATTTCAACAGGTTTTTTCTGTAATGCCCTTAACCCCAAAGCACCGGTATATTTCCTCTCACTCTTTACTGTGATACTCTCACCGGAAATTCCTTTACTGAATCTGGCGATCTATGGTGTCTGGATCATGGTGTTGCAAATGCTCTGGTTTGCCTCCCTGGCCTGTTTTTTCACCAACACTGCTATTCGTCAGAGGGTTGTGAAGCTCGGCCACTGGATAGACCGCACCTTTGGCGTGGTGATGCTGGCTTTGGGCCTACAGGTCATAAACTCTATTAGATAA
- a CDS encoding L,D-transpeptidase family protein: MLKILLSMTFVFLWALPAVAGQVSGIDALFDNENREQIQILLENRNSSPTSLVNVSRLLSHDQIAKLYEKREYQPVWFDGWRLRPEAGILLEYLRNAGVLGLCGNEYLLTELEGLLRIQTDFARHSLPLAPANRAVLDLFLSQAFLTYATHMVEGQVDPALAHVDWRARRRKADLLKLLDYATRSHRMEQVLEGLSPPHEGYRLLVDTLQQYQELSALGGWPEIPSGASIRPGGHDERLPLLRTLLLKTGDLAESVTTTTDYDAETEEAVRLFQFRHGLVDDGVVGPKTLETLNIPVEERIRQIELNLERWRWMPKSFGKRHIRVNVADFSLKVVEDDEIVLQMPVIVGTRYRKTPVFSSRMTYLEFAPYWTVPPTILREDKLPKIKRNPAYLEEKHFRILSRQEKGAFVDTEGIDWDTVEAETFPGLLRMEPGPWNPLGRVKFMFPNRFNVYLHDTNETYLFSNNVRSFSSGCIRVERPRELAYYLLENELGAERLQELFEATTPEQVPIKPLPVHIQYWTAWVSPEGLTHFRRDVYFRDLDLDVALTEPAYRVIDHLEVNIGMRLVKK, from the coding sequence ATGTTAAAAATCCTGTTGTCGATGACTTTTGTTTTTCTCTGGGCGCTGCCGGCTGTTGCCGGTCAGGTGTCTGGCATTGATGCGCTTTTTGACAATGAGAACAGGGAACAGATACAAATCCTTCTGGAAAACAGGAACTCTTCACCGACCTCGCTGGTCAATGTCTCACGGTTACTTTCCCACGATCAGATTGCCAAGCTTTATGAAAAAAGAGAATATCAGCCGGTCTGGTTTGATGGCTGGCGACTCAGGCCTGAAGCAGGGATTTTACTTGAATATCTACGCAATGCTGGCGTACTCGGCTTATGTGGCAATGAATACCTGCTGACTGAACTGGAGGGCTTGCTTCGTATTCAAACTGATTTTGCGCGGCACAGCCTGCCTCTAGCCCCTGCCAATCGCGCCGTTCTGGATCTTTTCCTCTCTCAAGCTTTTCTGACTTACGCTACGCATATGGTTGAAGGGCAGGTCGATCCAGCCTTGGCCCATGTTGACTGGCGTGCCAGACGACGTAAGGCTGACCTGTTAAAGCTGCTTGATTATGCGACCAGGAGCCATCGCATGGAGCAGGTTCTTGAAGGCTTGAGCCCTCCTCATGAAGGTTATCGCCTTCTGGTTGACACTCTTCAACAGTATCAGGAGCTCTCTGCTCTCGGCGGCTGGCCCGAGATTCCTTCCGGTGCATCAATTCGTCCTGGCGGTCACGATGAAAGGTTGCCTTTATTACGCACGCTCTTGTTGAAAACCGGAGATCTTGCCGAATCCGTGACCACGACGACTGATTACGATGCCGAAACGGAAGAGGCGGTACGCCTCTTTCAATTCAGGCATGGGCTGGTCGATGACGGAGTGGTCGGTCCTAAAACCTTGGAAACTCTGAATATTCCCGTTGAAGAACGGATTCGTCAGATTGAATTGAATCTTGAGCGATGGCGCTGGATGCCGAAAAGCTTTGGTAAGCGCCATATCAGGGTGAATGTTGCCGACTTTTCGCTTAAGGTCGTTGAGGATGACGAAATAGTGCTGCAGATGCCGGTGATCGTCGGAACCCGGTACCGCAAGACCCCAGTCTTCTCTTCACGTATGACATATCTCGAGTTTGCTCCTTACTGGACTGTCCCTCCGACGATCCTCAGGGAAGACAAACTGCCAAAGATAAAGCGCAATCCTGCTTATCTCGAAGAAAAGCATTTTCGGATTCTTTCACGGCAGGAGAAGGGGGCGTTTGTCGATACAGAGGGGATCGATTGGGACACTGTTGAGGCGGAGACTTTCCCGGGCCTGTTGCGCATGGAGCCAGGACCGTGGAATCCTTTGGGGCGTGTGAAATTCATGTTTCCCAACAGGTTCAACGTTTATCTGCACGATACCAACGAGACCTATTTGTTCAGCAACAATGTCCGTTCCTTCAGCTCTGGCTGTATCCGGGTCGAAAGACCACGAGAACTTGCTTATTACCTGCTGGAGAATGAACTTGGAGCAGAGCGTCTGCAAGAACTTTTCGAAGCGACGACCCCGGAACAGGTTCCGATCAAACCTTTGCCAGTACATATCCAGTACTGGACAGCCTGGGTTTCCCCGGAAGGGTTGACCCATTTCAGGCGTGATGTCTACTTTCGG